From a region of the Rhipicephalus microplus isolate Deutch F79 chromosome X, USDA_Rmic, whole genome shotgun sequence genome:
- the LOC119175941 gene encoding uncharacterized protein LOC119175941 isoform X2, which produces MYSVEMNNFIDCRNMEHVYFDLLSGPLLEDDDKDMIEADLPFELPDLSDDFGSEDSCWVQQSPIWGKNVPDNNSVEEEDERNINWVSDVPGWIKEVPKILESSEEDEVDVVSVDDDTKSFRSAEPSTPVKPNTQPLPDKSPKNATEGALVVSTSLLDSMKAATVKKRSPILIQPPERGRPSKNDAATNTTPCPAATPDHDYCTVAKGGSRAENNAGKQNRAVVQPVSRSPSVSRSYRLQKSRVSRRPSRSPRRRRSRSSSISSGSSCESSDDSVRRRSKSSRRSRDCHTTWPSQHCQKTPRRFMPTPPRRRIPDHKEERRVIYVGNIPEGTTRLALRERFARFGHIEEVSVHFRDHGLTVREVLLHSARATP; this is translated from the exons ATGTATTCAGTGGAGATGAACAACTTTATCGACTGTAGAAATATGGAGCATGTCTATTTCGACCTACTATCAGGACCCCTTCTAGAAGATGATGATAAGGATATGATTGAGGCAGACTTGCCATTTGAACTCCCAGACTTATCTGATGATTTTGGATCTGAAGATTCGTGCTGGGTGCAGCAGAGTCCCATTTGGGGCAAAAATGTGCCTGATAATAATTCAGTAGAGGAAGAGGATGAAAGAAACATAAACTGGGTAAGTGATGTGCCTGGTTGGATCAAAGAAGTGCCAAAGATACTAGAGTCTTCGGAGGAAGATGAGGTGGATGTTGTGTCTGTTGACGACGACACAAAGTCTTTTCGAAGTGCGGAGCCCAGCACACCTGTCAAGCCGAACACTCAACCATTGCCAGACAAGAGCCCTAAGAATGCAACAGAAGGAGCACTTGTTG tttCCACTTCCCTGCTGGACAGTATGAAAGCAGCCACTGTGAAAAAGCGGAGCCCCATCTTAATCCAGCCTCCTGAACGAGGCCGCCCATCAAAGAATGATGCAGCTACCAACACCACACCATGTCCTGCCGCTACTCCTGATCATGATTATTGCACAGTGGCCAAGGGGGGCTCCAGGGCTGAAAACAATGCAGGAAAACAAAATCGTGCTGTGGTGCAACCTGTGTCCAGATCACCGTCTGTATCTAGGAGCTACCGCCTACAGAAATCCAGAGTGTCAAGACGGCCTTCACGATCGCCTAGGCGGCGGCGTTCTCGTTCCAGTTCCATTTCTTCTGGAAGTTCTTGTGAATCGTCCGATGATTCAGTGCGGCGGCGCTCTAAGTCATCTCGCCGTTCTCGTGACTGCCATACTACCTGGCCATCACAGCACTGCCAGAAGACTCCACGAAGGTTCATGCCTACCCCACCGCGTCGACGAATTCCAGATCACAAG GAAGAGAGACGTGTGATATATGTTGGAAACATCCCAGAAGGGACTACTCGACTTGCACTGCGAGAAAGATTTGCTCGATTTGGTCACATAGAGGAAGTCAGTGTGCACTTCCGAGACCATGG ACTCACAGTACGAGAGGTATTACTACATTCAGCGAGAGCCACACCATAG
- the LOC119175941 gene encoding uncharacterized protein LOC119175941 isoform X1: MYSVEMNNFIDCRNMEHVYFDLLSGPLLEDDDKDMIEADLPFELPDLSDDFGSEDSCWVQQSPIWGKNVPDNNSVEEEDERNINWVSDVPGWIKEVPKILESSEEDEVDVVSVDDDTKSFRSAEPSTPVKPNTQPLPDKSPKNATEGALVVSTSLLDSMKAATVKKRSPILIQPPERGRPSKNDAATNTTPCPAATPDHDYCTVAKGGSRAENNAGKQNRAVVQPVSRSPSVSRSYRLQKSRVSRRPSRSPRRRRSRSSSISSGSSCESSDDSVRRRSKSSRRSRDCHTTWPSQHCQKTPRRFMPTPPRRRIPDHKEERRVIYVGNIPEGTTRLALRERFARFGHIEEVSVHFRDHGDNYGFVTFLRGSDAYEAVEHGNDDPKLPRFDLCFGGRRQFCRTNWADLDSQYERYYYIQREPHHSNLDFDSLLQAAKSKVQGSQRY; this comes from the exons ATGTATTCAGTGGAGATGAACAACTTTATCGACTGTAGAAATATGGAGCATGTCTATTTCGACCTACTATCAGGACCCCTTCTAGAAGATGATGATAAGGATATGATTGAGGCAGACTTGCCATTTGAACTCCCAGACTTATCTGATGATTTTGGATCTGAAGATTCGTGCTGGGTGCAGCAGAGTCCCATTTGGGGCAAAAATGTGCCTGATAATAATTCAGTAGAGGAAGAGGATGAAAGAAACATAAACTGGGTAAGTGATGTGCCTGGTTGGATCAAAGAAGTGCCAAAGATACTAGAGTCTTCGGAGGAAGATGAGGTGGATGTTGTGTCTGTTGACGACGACACAAAGTCTTTTCGAAGTGCGGAGCCCAGCACACCTGTCAAGCCGAACACTCAACCATTGCCAGACAAGAGCCCTAAGAATGCAACAGAAGGAGCACTTGTTG tttCCACTTCCCTGCTGGACAGTATGAAAGCAGCCACTGTGAAAAAGCGGAGCCCCATCTTAATCCAGCCTCCTGAACGAGGCCGCCCATCAAAGAATGATGCAGCTACCAACACCACACCATGTCCTGCCGCTACTCCTGATCATGATTATTGCACAGTGGCCAAGGGGGGCTCCAGGGCTGAAAACAATGCAGGAAAACAAAATCGTGCTGTGGTGCAACCTGTGTCCAGATCACCGTCTGTATCTAGGAGCTACCGCCTACAGAAATCCAGAGTGTCAAGACGGCCTTCACGATCGCCTAGGCGGCGGCGTTCTCGTTCCAGTTCCATTTCTTCTGGAAGTTCTTGTGAATCGTCCGATGATTCAGTGCGGCGGCGCTCTAAGTCATCTCGCCGTTCTCGTGACTGCCATACTACCTGGCCATCACAGCACTGCCAGAAGACTCCACGAAGGTTCATGCCTACCCCACCGCGTCGACGAATTCCAGATCACAAG GAAGAGAGACGTGTGATATATGTTGGAAACATCCCAGAAGGGACTACTCGACTTGCACTGCGAGAAAGATTTGCTCGATTTGGTCACATAGAGGAAGTCAGTGTGCACTTCCGAGACCATGG GGATAACTACGGGTTTGTAACATTTCTGCGAGGCTCTGATGCTTATGAGGCTGTTGAAC ACGGCAACGATGATCCCAAGCTTCCTCGCTTTGACCTCTGCTTTGGTGGGCGCCGACAGTTCTGTCGAACCAACTGGGCCGACCTAG ACTCACAGTACGAGAGGTATTACTACATTCAGCGAGAGCCACACCATAGCAACCTCGACTTCGACAGCTTGCTGCAAGcagcaaagtccaaagttcaaGGTTCCCAACGCTACTGA